One stretch of Juglans microcarpa x Juglans regia isolate MS1-56 chromosome 3D, Jm3101_v1.0, whole genome shotgun sequence DNA includes these proteins:
- the LOC121254103 gene encoding LOW QUALITY PROTEIN: probable 1-deoxy-D-xylulose-5-phosphate synthase 2, chloroplastic (The sequence of the model RefSeq protein was modified relative to this genomic sequence to represent the inferred CDS: deleted 1 base in 1 codon) yields MVVSGSFVRTNQFLYFHLNAPRLNHSCKNQFYLRASASDSGEERKMIWKEKDGWKINFSGEQPVTPLLDTINYPVHMKNLSTQDLEQLSAELRADIVYSVSKTGGHLSSSLGVVELAVALHHVFNTPEDKIIWDVGHQAYPHKILTGRRSRMHTIRKTSGLAGFPKRDESIHDAFGAGHSSTSISAGLGMAVARDFLGNKNNVICVIGDGAMTAGQAYEAMNNAGYLDANLVVVLNDNKQVSLPTATLDGPATPVGALSSALSKLQASTNFHKLHEAAKSITKQIGGQTHQVAAKVDEYARGMISASGSTLFEELGLYYIGPVDGHNVEDLVTIFKNVKAMPAPGPVLIHIVTEKGKGYPPAEAAPDKMHGVVKFDPRTGQQFKTKSSTLTYTQYFVESLIKEAEVDKKIVAIHAAMGGGTGLNHFHKKFPERCFDVGISEQHAVTFAAGLATEGLKPFCAIYSSFLQRGYDQVIHDVDLQKLPVRFAIDRAGLVGADGPTHCGAFDITYMACLPNMVVMARSDEEELMHMVATATSIDDRPSCFRFPRGNGIGATLPPNNKGIPLEIGKGKILLEGCRVALLGYGSIVQQCLQAASELKSRDIFVTVADARFCKPLDTELIKDLAHEHEILITVEEGSIGGFGSHVSHYLSLTGILDGPLKLRAMVLPDRYIDHGSPLNQIEESGLSARHISATILSLLGRPKETLQLK; encoded by the exons ATGGTGGTTTCTGGGTCTTTTGTCAGAACCAACCAATTTCTTTATTTCCACCTAAACGCTCCAAGATTAAATCATAGTTGCAAAAACCAG TTCTACTTGAGAGCTTCTGCAAGTGACTCAGGTGAGGAAAGGAAGATgatatggaaagaaaaagatggaTGGAAGATCAATTTCTCTGGAGAACAACCTGTCACGCCATTGCTGGACACCATCAATTACCCAGTTCACATGAAGAATCTATCCACACAG GATCTTGAACAGCTATCTGCAGAGCTTAGAGCAGATATTGTATACTCAGTATCAAAGACAGGTGGGCATCTTAGTTCAAGCTTAGGAGTGGTGGAGTTAGCAGTGGCTCTACATCATGTGTTCAACACCCCTGAAGACAAAATCATATGGGATGTGGGCCATCAG GCATACCCACATAAAATTCTTACAGGAAGAAGGTCAAGGATGCACACCATTAGGAAAACTTCTGGACTTGCAGGGTTTCCTAAAAGGGATGAGAGCATCCATGATGCTTTTGGCGCAGGGCACAGTTCGACAAGCATATCTGCTGGCCTTG GTATGGCTGTTGCAAGGGATTTTTTAGGGAACAAGAACAATGTAATCTGTGTGATTGGAGATGGAGCCATGACTGCAGGCCAAGCATATGAGGCCATGAACAATGCTGGATATCTTGATGCTAACTTGGTAGTTGTGCTAAATGACAATAAGCAAGTCTCTTTACCCACGGCTACTCTTGATGGCCCTGCAACTCCGGTCGGAGCCCTTAGCAGTGCTCTATCGAAGCTCCAAGCAAGCACTAACTTCCATAAACTTCACGAAGCAGCTAAA AGCATCACAAAGCAAATTGGAGGGCAAACACACCAAGTTGCTGCCAAAGTTGATGAGTATGCAAGGGGTATGATTAGTGCTTCTGGGTCTACTCTCTTTGAAGAGCTCGGACTGTACTACATTGGGCCTGTGGATGGGCATAATGTTGAAGATTTAGTCACCATTTTCAAAAATGTAAAAGCAATGCCTGCTCCAGGGCCAGTCTTGATCCACATCGTGACAGAGAAAGGAAAGGGCTATCCCCCAGCTGAGGCAGCACCTGATAAAATGCATG GGGTTGTCAAGTTTGATCCCAGAACAGGCCAACAATTTAAGACCAAATCCTCAACACTTACATATACTCAGTACTTCGTTGAATCTCTTATCAAAGAAGCTGAAGTAGACAAAAAGATTGTAGCCATACACGCAGCAATGGGCGGTGGGACTGGTCTCAATCATTTCCACAAGAAGTTTCCAGAGCGCTGCTTTGATGTGGGGATCTCTGAGCAGCATGCTGTCACATTTGCGGCTGGCTTAGCCACGGAGGGACTCAAGCCATTCTGTGCTATCTATTCATCGTTCCTGCAACGCGGGTATGACCAG GTGATACATGATGTAGATCTCCAAAAATTACCCGTCCGTTTTGCAATTGATCGAGCTGGTTTGGTTGGTGCTGATGGACCCACCCATTGCGGAGCATTTGATATTACATACATGGCCTGCTTGCCTAACATGGTGGTCATGGCTCGATCTGACGAAGAAGAACTGATGCACATGGTTGCCACAGCAACATCCATTGATGACAGACCCAGCTGCTTCAGGTTTCCAAGGGGCAATGGTATTGGAGCAACTCTTCCTCCAAATAACAAAGGGATCCCTCTTGAG ATTGGAAAGGGAAAAATACTATTGGAAGGCTGCAGAGTTGCTCTTTTGGGATATGGTTCAATAGTTCAGCAATGTCTGCAAGCAGCAAGCGAGCTGAAAAGCAGAGACATCTTTGTGACAGTAGCCGATGCAAGATTTTGTAAACCTTTGGATACAGAACTCATAAAA GATTTAGCCCATGAGCATGAAATCCTAATCACAGTGGAAGAGGGTTCAATTGGAGGTTTCGGATCTCACGTATCACACTACCTAAGCTTAACTGGTATTCTGGATGGACCCCTCAAG TTGAGAGCAATGGTGCTTCCTGATAGATACATTGACCATGGATCGCCACTAAATCAGATTGAAGAATCCGGGCTCTCTGCAAGGCACATCTCAGCAACAATCTTATCTCTCTTGGGCAGGCCAAAAGAAACTCTTCAGTTAAAGTGA